One genomic segment of Theobroma cacao cultivar B97-61/B2 chromosome 6, Criollo_cocoa_genome_V2, whole genome shotgun sequence includes these proteins:
- the LOC18597208 gene encoding lysine-specific demethylase JMJ25, whose translation MAAVIAKQERLNCHTGQSMQIIKEPLSSWHASKKRKPVMVHRENKRTISEGKDNVGQLSRKTKNPSKKRKLSKEIEFLEDEKIPKRHWNGVDKITTSEEEDVSDGWDEEAIVFMNVKARSKSRNSNSVMIKKSPKETKKNNCDPIDTLLHSSSSLSSSSSGSLSSHLKSDGSSSDRCTKKNVKAKRDKFKCHQCMTERRIVVPCMKCEDKVYCIHCIRQWYPHIPEEKIAEQCPSCCRNCNCSICLHSSGLIKTSKRDITDQEKIKHLKYLIESMFPFLKQICKMQNQETEVEADIRGLLPSAVEIPESFCCNDERVYCNHCATSIFDLHRSCPKCSYELCLSCCQEIREGSLSTRDEVAYQYRNRGYNYIHGGDPLPESYLHESAKAQSEPSLQWKANNDGSITCPPREMGGCGDCRLELKRILPVGWISNLEAKGGEMLSICKTRQGILKDECTVSGRETLQRVASREGSNDNCLYSPTSSDIQGEDLSHFQMHWAKGEPVIVQNALANSTGLSWEPMVMWRALCEKVDSDSSLDMSEVKAIDCLAGCEVEINTRQFFKGYMEGRRYDNFWPEMLKLKDWPPSNEFEDLLPRHCDEFISALPFQEYSDPRSGILNLALKLPPGVLKPDLGPKTYIAYGIAEELGRGDSVTKLHCDMSDAVNILTHIANVALSKEQLAAIEELKMKHKAQDEKEHLERERVDKHPIKEGLDAESSDLENKMDAPEIRDQKDHYSDNNILDASPDELGARIPGLYTSRKETGGALWDIFRREDVPKLEAYLRKHSKEFRHTYCSPVEQVIHPIHDQSFYLTMEHKRKLKEEFGVEPWTFEQHLGEAVFIPAGCPHQVRNLKSCTKVAVDFVSPENIKECLRLTEEFRQLPKNHRAREDKLEIKKMIIYGVERAIKELEELVSTPNSAL comes from the exons ATGGCGGCGGTGATTGCTAAGCAAGAGCGGTTGAACTGTCATACTGGTCAAAGTATGCAGATAATTAAGGAACCCTTAAGTTCGTGGCATGcatcaaagaaaagaaagcctGTGATGGTCCACCGTGAAAATAAAAGGACAATATCTGAAGGGAAGGACAATGTAGGGCAATTATCAAGAAAAACGAAAAATCCATCAAAGAAGCGAAAGCTAAGTAAAGAAATTGAATTCTTAGAGGATGAGAAAATTCCTAAGAGGCATTGGAATGGAGTAGACAAGATCACTACTTCTGAGGAGGAAGATGTATCAGATGGATGGGATGAGGAAGCTATTGTGTTTATGAACGTGAAAGCACGAAGCAAAAGCAGAAATTCAAACAGTGTGATGATCAAAAAAAGCCCTAAGGAGACTAAGAAGAATAACTGTGATCCTATTGATACTTTATTGCATTCTTCATCGTCTTtgtcatcatcatcttcaggCTCGTTGTCGTCACATCTGAAAAGTGATGGTAGCAGCAGTGATAGATGCacaaagaaaaatgttaag GCCAAGAGAGATAAGTTCAAGTGTCATCAGTGTATGACTGAAAGGAGAATTGTTGTTCCGTGCATGAAATGTGAAGACAAAGTGTATTGTATCCATTGTATCAGACAATG GTATCCCCATATACCAGAAGAAAAAATTGCAGAGCAGTGCCCTTCTTGTTGCAGGAATTGCAATTGCAGCATCTGTTTGCACTCAAGTGGATTGATTAAg ACATCAAAGAGGGACATCACAGATCAGGAAAAGATTAAGCATCTGAAATACTTGATCGAGTCAATGTTTCCctttttgaaacaaatttgCAAAATGCAAAATCAGGAGACAGAGGTTGAGGCTGACATTCGTG GGTTGCTGCCATCTGCAGTTGAAATACCAGAGAGTTTTTGTTGTAATGATGAGCGTGTCTATTG TAACCACTGTGCAACTTCGATCTTTGACCTTCATCGTAGCTGCCCAAAATGTTCATATGAACTCTGTCTTAGTTGTTGTCAAGAAATTCGGGAGGGAAGCCTTTCTACCCGAGATGAAGTTGCATATCAATACAGGAACAGAGGTTACAATTATATTCATGGTGGAGACCCTTTACCAGAATCTTATCTTCATGAATCAGCTAAGGCTCAGTCTGAGCCATCACTTCAGTGGAAAGCCAATAATGATGGAAGTATTACTTGTCCTCCAAGAGAAATGGGTGGTTGTGGTGATTGCAGATTGGAGCTTAAACGAATCCTTCCAGTGGGATGGATATCAAATTTGGAAGCAAAGGGAGGGGAAATGTTGAGCATCTGCAAAACTAGACAAGGAATATTGAAGGATGAATGTACAGTATCAGGAAGAGAGACATTACAGAGGGTGGCCTCTAGAGAAGGATCTAACGACAATTGCTTATATTCTCCAACTTCAAGTGACATTCAAGGGGAAGACCTTTCTCACTTTCAAATGCACTGGGCCAAAGGTGAACCAGTTATTGTTCAGAATGCTCTTGCAAATTCAACTGGTTTAAGCTGGGAACCAATGGTCATGTGGCGTGCTTTATGTGAAAAAGTGGATTCAGATAGTAGTTTGGATATGTCTGAAGTTAAGGCTATTGATTGTCTAGCTGGCTGTGAG GTGGAAATTAATACGCGTCAATTTTTCAAAGGCTATATGGAAGGGAGAAGATATGATAACTTCTGGCCTGAGATGCTCAAGTTAAAGGACTGGCCCCCATCTAATGAGTTTGAGGATCTTTTACCTCGGCATTGTGATGAGTTTATTAGTGCATTGCCATTTCAAGAATACAGTGATCCTAGGTCCGGTATCCTTAACCTTGCTCTGAAGTTGCCACCAGGCGTCCTGAAACCAGACTTGGGGCCAAAAACATATATTGCTTATGGGATTGCAGAGGAGCTTGGAAGAGGGGACTCTGTGACGAAGCTTCATTGTGACATGTCAGATGCG GTAAACATTTTGACACATATTGCAAATGTAGCCTTAAGCAAAGAGCAACTTGCTGCAATAGAAGAATTGAAAATGAAACACAAGGCACAGGATGAAAAGGAacatttagagagagagagagtagaCAAGCATCCAATTAAAGAAGGCCTTGATGCAGAAAGTAGTGATCTGGAAAATAAGATGGATGCCCCGGAAATCAGAGATCAGAAAGATCACTACTCTGATAATAATATACTTGATGCCTCCCCAGATGAACTTGGAGCTAGAATTCCAGGTCTCTACACCAGCAGAAAGGAGACAGGTGGTGCCCTGTGGGACATTTTTAGGAGGGAGGATGTTCCTAAACTGGAGGCTTATCTTAGGAAGCACTCTAAAGAATTCAGGCATACCTATTGCTCCCCAGTTGAACAG GTAATCCATCCAATTCACGACCAATCATTTTACCTAACTATGGAGCACAAAAGGAAACTGAAGGAGGAATTTG GAGTTGAGCCATGGACGTTTGAACAACATCTTGGGGAGGCTGTTTTTATTCCTGCTGGATGTCCACACCAAGTTAGAAATCTGAAG TCATGCACAAAAGTTGCTGTGGACTTCGTGTCCCCGGAGAATATCAAGGAGTGCCTGCGTTTAACTGAGGAGTTCCGCCAGCTTCCCAAGAACCATAGAGCCAGAGAAGACAAACTTGAG ATcaagaaaatgataatttatgGAGTAGAACGAGCTATCAAAGAACTAGAAGAACTGGTATCAACTCCGAATTCAGCCCTTTGA
- the LOC18597209 gene encoding NAC domain-containing protein 101 — translation MTTEVALESLFSSIEDELFIEYHTQSTTTEVPVLDGEPDLDYYYDESMMTMVPWGCRFVPTDEDLILHYLSNKAKGEALPCQGITDCEIYGDEDKEPWKIFGRTSAEKFYVFIKLKKKGKGKRIERRAGRGTWKGQRTDPVIDSEHNPIGFKKLFVFEIKDEDSNNVKRCHGHWLMYEYSLPTESDYVPCAIRNKHATTKPA, via the exons ATGACGACAGAGGTTGCACTTGaatctttgttttcttcaatCGAAGACGAGCTCTTTATCGAGTACCATACTCAGTCAACGACCACAGAGGTTCCAGTACTTGATGGCGAGCCGGACCTGGACTACTATTATGATGAATCAATGATGACAATGGTTCCGTGGGGTTGTCGGTTTGTTCCGACGGATGAGGACCTGATTCTCCACTACCTCTCCAACAAGGCAAAAGGAGAGGCGTTACCTTGTCAAGGTATCACCGACTGTGAAATCTATGGTGATGAAGACAAGGAGCCATGGAAGATTTTCGGTCGGACCTCAGCCGAAAAGTTCTACGTGTTCATCAAGCTGAAGAAGAAGGGTAAGGGAAAAAGGATAGAACGAAGAGCTGGTCGTGGGACATGGAAAGGTCAGAGAACCGATCCTGTAATAGATTCTGAGCATAACCCTATAGGTTTCAAGAAACTGTTCGTCTTTGAAATTAAAGATGAGGATTCCAACAATGTCAAGCGATGTCATGGACATTGGTTGATGTATGAGTACTCACTTCCTACCGAA AGTGATTATGTACCGTGTGCCATACGCAACAAACATGCAACAACAAAACCGGCGTAG